One part of the Tunicatimonas pelagia genome encodes these proteins:
- the rfbC gene encoding dTDP-4-dehydrorhamnose 3,5-epimerase: MKIRKTSIEGLIEIIPDLYRDSRGFFLETFHIEKYREIGVDRQFVQSNQSFSTKGVLRGLHMQLPPYQQGKLVSVSKGKVLDVAVDLRKGSSTFGHYESVVLDSERCNQFYVPEGFAHGFVALEESVFSYQCTNVYDKASEAGIIWDDADLAIDWELEKYDIQEPIISDKDLALPRLSEYQKQYT; this comes from the coding sequence ATGAAGATAAGAAAAACATCAATAGAAGGACTAATAGAGATTATTCCAGATTTATACCGAGATAGTCGAGGGTTCTTTCTGGAAACATTTCATATAGAAAAATACCGAGAAATCGGTGTAGATAGGCAATTTGTCCAGTCGAACCAATCCTTCTCAACCAAAGGGGTACTACGCGGACTACATATGCAGTTGCCACCTTATCAGCAGGGTAAACTGGTGAGTGTAAGTAAGGGGAAAGTACTAGATGTGGCGGTTGATCTTCGGAAAGGTTCCTCTACCTTTGGGCATTACGAAAGTGTTGTGCTGGATAGTGAGCGATGCAACCAATTTTACGTACCTGAAGGGTTTGCCCACGGTTTTGTGGCACTAGAAGAAAGTGTTTTCAGCTATCAGTGTACCAATGTTTATGATAAAGCTTCTGAGGCTGGAATCATTTGGGATGATGCCGATCTTGCCATCGACTGGGAACTGGAAAAATATGATATTCAGGAACCCATTATCTCCGATAAAGATTTGGCATTACCTCGCTTGTCTGAATACCAGAAGCAGTATACTTAA
- a CDS encoding glycosyltransferase family 4 protein: MRIALVTNTAWNIYNFRLGLIQALQQQGHQVVSIAPPDPYSDRLREDGITLYDVNMDSRGVNPVRDASLILELYRLYGKLELDLILHFTVKPNIYGTLAASYLKIPVINNVCGLGTVFLQDGMVSAVAKWLYRVSFRFSEKVFFHNPDDHDLFIREGLLNSNKADVVPGSGIDTLRFQPDSQPVSSQHTFTFLVISRLIYDKGIVEYIEAAQQLKSQGIAVRCQLLGAKDPNHKRGIPVGLVDQWVQSGVVDYLGTTDDVRFLIQQADCVVLPSYREGLPRTLLEAASLQKPIVATDTPGCRHVVKHGINGLLCKVRDAADLAEKMLTMAQLAQEEVRVMGERGREMVQAKFSQQVVVDKYVRAIDEMNVN, from the coding sequence ATGAGAATTGCGCTTGTTACCAACACCGCTTGGAACATTTACAATTTCCGATTAGGATTAATCCAGGCTCTTCAGCAGCAAGGTCATCAGGTGGTCTCAATTGCCCCGCCCGACCCTTATTCCGATCGCTTGCGAGAGGATGGAATAACATTGTACGATGTAAACATGGATAGCCGGGGGGTAAACCCCGTGCGAGATGCATCCCTCATCTTAGAACTATACCGTTTGTACGGTAAGTTAGAACTAGATCTGATTCTTCATTTTACGGTGAAGCCCAATATTTACGGAACCTTGGCGGCCAGTTATCTAAAAATTCCGGTTATTAATAATGTTTGCGGGTTGGGTACGGTTTTTCTACAAGATGGAATGGTATCGGCGGTAGCTAAGTGGTTGTATCGCGTATCCTTCCGGTTTTCCGAAAAAGTATTTTTTCATAATCCCGACGACCACGATCTATTTATCAGAGAGGGATTGTTGAATAGTAATAAAGCAGATGTAGTGCCCGGTTCGGGAATTGATACGCTACGATTTCAGCCAGATAGTCAGCCAGTTTCTTCCCAGCATACATTCACTTTCCTGGTGATCTCTAGGTTAATCTATGACAAAGGTATTGTAGAATATATAGAGGCGGCTCAGCAGTTGAAGTCTCAGGGTATTGCCGTACGATGCCAACTACTAGGGGCCAAAGATCCTAATCATAAGCGAGGAATTCCAGTAGGTCTGGTTGACCAGTGGGTTCAGAGTGGTGTAGTTGATTACTTAGGAACGACAGATGATGTGCGTTTCCTTATTCAACAGGCCGATTGTGTGGTGCTTCCCTCGTACCGTGAAGGGTTGCCCCGAACGTTACTAGAAGCTGCCAGCTTACAAAAACCCATTGTAGCGACTGATACTCCGGGCTGTCGGCACGTAGTGAAGCACGGAATAAACGGACTGCTTTGCAAAGTAAGAGATGCTGCTGATTTGGCGGAGAAAATGCTAACGATGGCTCAACTGGCTCAGGAAGAAGTACGGGTAATGGGTGAGCGAGGACGCGAGATGGTGCAAGCTAAGTTTAGTCAGCAGGTAGTAGTTGATAAATACGTTCGGGCCATAGATGAAATGAATGTAAACTAA
- a CDS encoding alpha-ketoacid dehydrogenase subunit alpha/beta encodes MESKTTQDHIALDLSIEEILNDYRIAWESRHTSLLGRKEVFMGKAKFGVFGDGKEVAQIAMAKAFQKGDFRSGYYRDQTFMFATGQITLQQFFAQIYAHANVEHEPSSGGRSMNSHFGTRLIDPETGQFHSQTDQYNTGSDLSPTAGQIPRSLGLAYASKLYRQNPELHDMGRFSVNGSEVTFATIGDASTSEGMFLETVNAAGVLQVPLVISVWDDGYGISVPKEYHTTKESISEALEGFQRTSATEGLEIITVKGWDYENLCETYQAATRLSRRKHVPILIHVEELTQPQGHSTSGSHERYKSEERLAWESEYDCNRKMREWIVNNGFASEERLDEIEEAAKHTARQARDAAWKAYRSELNAEISQAKQLVVAVAQASSEKVTIQQLIKQVEKKPNASRLDVVRLAKKTLRLVRNEQHEARNQLIEWLNSYGEDNEERYSSHLYSQTKKSALNVPTIPPSFNKSSKSVDGRQVLNACFDEALARDPRIFAIGEDVGKIGDVNQGFAGLQAKHGILRVTDTGIREPSIIGQGIGAALRGLRPIVEIQYLDYIYYALATLTDDLASLRYRTMNGQGAPLIIRTRGHRLEGIWHSGSPMGAILNSLRGIYILVPRNMVQAAGFYNTMLQSDDPALIVESLNGYRLKEKLPNNVGEFTVPLGQPEVLREGNDVTIVTYGSMCRVVMQAASELAEVGISCDVIDVQTLLPFDVNHRIVKSIEKTNRVVFADEDVPGGASAYMMQQVLEGQQAYRYLDSQPRTITSRAHRPAYGSDGDYFSKPNVETVFDTVYSLMVEFDPGQFKEMYR; translated from the coding sequence GTGGAATCGAAAACAACGCAAGACCACATAGCACTTGATTTATCCATAGAAGAGATTCTAAACGACTATCGCATTGCCTGGGAGAGCCGTCACACCAGCTTGTTAGGCCGAAAGGAAGTATTCATGGGCAAGGCAAAATTTGGCGTGTTTGGTGACGGCAAAGAAGTAGCTCAGATTGCGATGGCCAAAGCTTTTCAGAAGGGAGATTTTCGTTCGGGTTACTACCGCGACCAGACGTTTATGTTCGCCACCGGGCAAATTACCTTACAGCAGTTTTTTGCTCAGATTTACGCACACGCTAATGTTGAGCACGAACCTTCTTCCGGTGGGCGTTCCATGAATTCTCACTTCGGCACCCGCCTAATTGACCCTGAAACCGGGCAATTTCACTCTCAAACCGATCAGTATAATACTGGGTCGGATCTTTCACCCACAGCGGGACAAATTCCTCGCTCACTAGGATTAGCCTACGCTTCCAAACTGTACCGCCAGAACCCGGAACTGCACGACATGGGCCGGTTTTCAGTAAATGGTAGCGAAGTGACGTTCGCCACTATTGGTGATGCCTCTACGTCGGAAGGCATGTTCCTGGAAACAGTAAATGCTGCCGGGGTTTTGCAGGTGCCGTTGGTAATTTCTGTTTGGGACGATGGCTACGGAATCTCGGTTCCTAAGGAATATCATACCACCAAAGAAAGCATTTCGGAAGCGTTGGAAGGTTTTCAGCGAACATCGGCGACAGAAGGTCTGGAGATTATTACTGTAAAAGGGTGGGACTACGAAAATCTGTGCGAAACGTATCAGGCTGCTACCCGATTGTCGCGAAGAAAACATGTACCCATACTGATTCATGTGGAAGAGTTAACCCAACCGCAGGGGCACTCTACCTCTGGCTCGCACGAGCGGTATAAATCCGAAGAGCGGTTGGCTTGGGAGAGCGAGTACGACTGCAACCGAAAAATGCGGGAGTGGATCGTTAATAACGGTTTTGCTTCTGAAGAGCGATTGGACGAAATAGAAGAAGCAGCCAAACATACCGCCCGGCAAGCTCGGGATGCCGCCTGGAAGGCCTACCGTAGTGAGCTGAATGCCGAAATTAGTCAAGCTAAGCAGTTGGTTGTAGCCGTTGCTCAGGCGAGCTCAGAAAAAGTGACTATTCAGCAGCTTATTAAGCAAGTGGAGAAGAAGCCTAATGCTAGTCGCTTAGATGTGGTACGCTTAGCGAAAAAAACGTTACGGCTGGTACGAAACGAGCAGCACGAAGCGCGTAATCAGCTTATTGAATGGTTAAATTCCTACGGAGAAGACAACGAGGAGCGGTACAGCAGTCACCTGTACAGCCAAACTAAAAAATCTGCGTTGAATGTTCCGACTATTCCTCCCTCATTTAACAAGAGCAGTAAGTCAGTAGACGGTCGGCAAGTACTAAATGCGTGCTTTGATGAAGCACTAGCCCGCGACCCACGGATTTTTGCCATTGGAGAGGATGTAGGTAAAATTGGGGATGTAAACCAGGGCTTCGCCGGATTACAAGCCAAACACGGCATTCTGCGAGTGACCGATACAGGAATTCGGGAGCCGTCTATCATTGGTCAAGGCATCGGCGCGGCTTTGCGGGGCTTACGTCCGATTGTAGAGATACAGTACTTAGACTATATCTACTACGCACTGGCCACCCTAACTGATGATTTAGCCTCCCTGCGGTACCGAACCATGAATGGGCAAGGAGCACCGCTCATTATTCGTACTCGTGGGCATCGTTTGGAAGGTATTTGGCACTCCGGCTCGCCTATGGGAGCTATCCTAAACAGTTTGCGAGGTATCTATATACTGGTTCCCCGAAATATGGTGCAAGCAGCTGGATTCTACAATACCATGCTACAGTCCGACGATCCAGCTCTGATTGTAGAAAGCTTAAACGGCTACCGCCTGAAAGAAAAGCTGCCCAATAACGTAGGCGAGTTTACGGTACCTTTAGGCCAACCTGAAGTGCTACGAGAGGGCAACGACGTAACAATTGTTACCTACGGCTCCATGTGTCGGGTGGTAATGCAAGCAGCATCTGAATTAGCCGAAGTCGGCATTTCTTGCGACGTGATTGACGTACAAACGTTACTCCCTTTTGATGTTAATCATCGCATAGTTAAATCTATTGAAAAGACCAATCGGGTGGTTTTTGCGGATGAAGATGTTCCTGGCGGTGCATCGGCTTATATGATGCAGCAAGTACTAGAAGGGCAGCAGGCTTATCGGTACTTAGATTCTCAGCCCCGCACGATCACTAGTCGGGCGCACCGTCCGGCCTATGGCTCAGACGGAGACTATTTTTCTAAGCCCAACGTGGAAACAGTTTTCGATACGGTATACAGCCTTATGGTTGAATTCGATCCAGGCCAGTTTAAGGAAATGTACCGGTAA
- the secDF gene encoding protein translocase subunit SecDF produces the protein MRNRSGIVILTVLVSLLCIYYLSFTVVSNQVQKKAETYATDAEGNIDFAKKQDYLDSVWTEPVYNLLGIEYTYEEVKETELNLGLDLRGGMHVVLEVSPTEIIRALSGDNKDADFLQALDLAQERRVNSQERFTTLFADAFQEVAPNKPLSQIFANAANRGRISRGSTNDEVMEIIDEEVENAIDRSFNILRTRIDRFGTSQPNIQRLQGTGRIQVELPGVDNPERVRKLLQGVAKLEFLQVYNSPELGSAIQAINNLLVSEMEPGEGESLADALADEGEDDLSDLNPTEDSETLEGALDQDDVPEIAENEGEDDLEAQLSGADADSTALDSMINSQVSPLYSLVQNGFGGLAYRVEDTAKINDIFQREDVQSLLPSDLSLAWQVKPDDEQNPVLQLYTLQRGRGGKAPLTGEVVTNARQDYDQNARPAVSMQMNAEGTRLWRRLTANSVGQQIAIVLDNRVYSAPVVNEEIPSGSSIISGNFEIQEAQDLANILEAGALPAPTRIVEEAIVGPTLGRLAIKQGVTSILVGLGLVVIFMIIYYAKGGLVANVALLFNIFFVLGILAQPTVGAALTLPGIAGIVLTIGMAIDANVLIFERIREELRNGMRLKAAIKTGYNKAYSSIIDSNATTFLTALILFIFGQGPVRGFAVTLMIGIICSFFSAVFITRVIIEWMTRKGDESKVSFSMPFSGNLLNNLNFDFMSKRRIAYIFSGAFIGLGLIALISQPLNLGVDFKGGRSYVVTFDEAVVPSDLMTSLSDDFEDKAVEVKTFGATNVLKITTSYLVGDESDEADTDVRQRLLGGITEFTGGNFVENTAELGENQFTISSSSKVGATIADDILNASLEAIVFSLIVIFLYILIRFRKWQYSTGAIIALFHDVLFVLGAYAIAGLLGVRYEVDQVFIAAMLTIVGYSINDTVIVFDRIRETLGVKPRLPLEEAVNESVNNVMSRTLITSLTTLLVVFILLVFGGEVLRGFSFALFIGILVGTYSSVYIASPVVVDLTQRRAEAPARKPQKA, from the coding sequence ATGCGGAACCGAAGTGGTATCGTTATTCTTACCGTACTCGTCTCCCTGCTCTGTATCTACTATTTATCGTTTACGGTGGTTTCTAACCAAGTGCAGAAAAAGGCCGAGACCTACGCTACTGATGCGGAGGGCAATATCGATTTTGCCAAGAAGCAAGACTACCTGGACTCAGTATGGACCGAACCGGTCTACAACCTACTGGGCATTGAGTACACTTACGAAGAAGTAAAAGAAACTGAACTCAACCTGGGTCTGGATTTACGGGGTGGAATGCACGTGGTGCTAGAAGTTTCCCCTACCGAAATTATCCGGGCACTATCGGGTGATAATAAAGATGCTGACTTCCTTCAGGCACTTGACTTAGCCCAGGAGCGGCGGGTGAACAGCCAAGAACGGTTTACTACCTTGTTTGCCGATGCTTTTCAAGAGGTAGCTCCGAACAAGCCGTTGAGCCAAATCTTCGCCAATGCCGCTAACCGAGGTCGAATTAGCCGTGGTTCTACCAACGATGAGGTGATGGAAATTATTGATGAGGAAGTAGAAAATGCCATTGACCGCTCCTTCAACATCCTTCGTACCCGAATTGATCGGTTCGGAACCTCCCAGCCTAACATTCAGCGCTTGCAGGGAACTGGCCGGATTCAGGTAGAGCTACCTGGGGTTGACAATCCTGAGCGGGTGCGTAAGCTCTTACAGGGGGTAGCCAAACTAGAATTCTTACAAGTGTACAACTCTCCCGAACTAGGCAGTGCCATTCAGGCGATTAACAACCTATTAGTATCCGAAATGGAACCGGGAGAAGGTGAATCGCTGGCAGATGCTTTAGCCGATGAGGGTGAAGACGATTTATCGGATTTAAACCCTACCGAAGATTCGGAAACACTGGAAGGAGCTTTAGACCAAGACGATGTACCGGAGATTGCGGAGAATGAAGGGGAAGATGATTTAGAAGCGCAGCTATCGGGGGCTGATGCAGATTCTACTGCTCTAGATTCTATGATAAACTCTCAGGTTTCGCCCTTGTATAGCTTGGTGCAGAATGGTTTCGGTGGTTTAGCCTACCGGGTAGAGGATACTGCTAAAATCAATGATATTTTCCAGCGGGAAGATGTACAGTCATTACTACCTTCTGATTTGAGCTTGGCTTGGCAAGTAAAGCCCGACGATGAACAGAACCCCGTGTTGCAACTGTATACGTTACAGCGGGGACGAGGAGGAAAAGCTCCACTAACTGGTGAGGTAGTTACAAACGCCCGTCAAGATTACGATCAAAATGCCCGTCCGGCAGTGAGTATGCAGATGAATGCGGAAGGAACCCGACTGTGGCGTCGGCTAACAGCCAATAGTGTTGGTCAGCAAATTGCGATTGTACTTGATAACCGAGTGTACTCAGCCCCAGTAGTGAATGAAGAAATTCCGAGTGGTAGCTCTATCATCTCCGGAAACTTTGAGATCCAGGAAGCCCAAGACTTAGCGAACATTCTGGAGGCCGGGGCACTACCCGCTCCCACCCGCATTGTGGAAGAAGCAATTGTTGGCCCTACCCTAGGTCGCTTGGCTATCAAGCAAGGGGTTACCTCTATCTTAGTCGGGCTAGGACTGGTGGTGATCTTTATGATTATCTACTACGCTAAAGGTGGATTGGTAGCCAATGTAGCCCTGCTGTTCAACATCTTCTTTGTACTGGGAATCTTGGCGCAACCAACGGTTGGTGCCGCACTCACCTTACCGGGCATTGCTGGTATTGTACTAACCATTGGTATGGCCATTGATGCTAACGTACTGATTTTTGAACGTATCCGCGAGGAGCTACGAAACGGAATGCGGCTGAAAGCAGCAATAAAGACCGGATACAACAAAGCCTACAGTTCAATTATTGACTCCAATGCTACTACGTTCTTAACGGCTCTAATCTTATTCATTTTTGGACAAGGGCCGGTACGAGGATTTGCCGTAACCTTGATGATCGGTATTATCTGCTCGTTCTTCTCGGCGGTGTTCATCACCCGGGTAATTATTGAATGGATGACCCGCAAAGGCGATGAAAGTAAGGTTTCCTTCTCAATGCCTTTCTCCGGAAACTTGCTCAATAATTTGAACTTTGACTTCATGTCGAAGCGAAGAATTGCTTACATCTTTAGCGGAGCTTTTATTGGTTTGGGATTGATTGCGCTTATCTCTCAACCTCTTAATTTAGGCGTTGATTTTAAGGGTGGCCGCTCTTACGTAGTGACATTTGATGAGGCGGTAGTACCTTCCGATTTAATGACTTCGCTTTCGGATGATTTTGAGGATAAAGCGGTAGAGGTAAAAACTTTCGGAGCTACTAATGTGCTGAAAATTACCACGAGTTATTTGGTAGGTGATGAATCAGACGAAGCCGATACTGATGTACGCCAGCGGCTATTGGGTGGAATTACCGAGTTTACCGGAGGGAATTTCGTAGAAAACACAGCTGAATTGGGAGAGAATCAGTTTACCATTTCTAGTTCATCTAAAGTGGGAGCCACTATTGCCGATGATATTTTGAATGCTTCCCTGGAGGCGATTGTCTTTTCACTGATTGTGATCTTCCTCTATATTTTAATTCGTTTCCGTAAGTGGCAGTACAGTACCGGGGCGATTATTGCCTTGTTTCACGATGTACTGTTTGTATTGGGGGCTTACGCCATTGCCGGACTACTCGGTGTACGCTACGAGGTAGATCAGGTATTTATTGCAGCAATGCTTACCATTGTAGGTTACTCCATTAACGATACCGTAATTGTATTTGACCGTATTCGGGAAACATTGGGGGTGAAGCCTCGGCTACCGCTAGAAGAGGCGGTTAATGAATCGGTAAATAACGTAATGAGCCGTACGCTAATTACTTCACTCACTACCTTGTTGGTGGTATTTATTCTACTCGTGTTTGGTGGTGAGGTACTACGAGGCTTCTCGTTTGCCTTATTTATCGGTATACTAGTCGGTACGTATTCATCGGTATACATTGCATCTCCGGTAGTAGTAGACCTGACCCAGCGACGAGCCGAAGCACCTGCCCGGAAGCCGCAGAAAGCCTAG
- a CDS encoding class I SAM-dependent methyltransferase, producing MMICRHFIALLFVGALFGACAQSPQTQTSATQSTDSLYTFGNPTSADGTGKFYFGRDIAQVMGHLGAGWLERSEREKEERTDLLIDALALKQDDVVADIGAGSGYFTFRMSPLVPQGKVLAVDIQPEMLQMIEEKEQKQQIKNIETVLGTIEDPKLPKGSVDWVLLVDAYHEFSHPYEMMLAIAESLSPTGKVALVEYRAEDPSVPIKPRHKMTEAQAVKEMEAVGLELVENKDLLPQQHLMIFQRE from the coding sequence ATGATGATCTGCCGCCATTTTATTGCTCTTTTATTTGTTGGGGCGTTATTTGGAGCTTGTGCTCAATCGCCTCAAACGCAGACAAGTGCTACTCAGAGTACGGATAGCCTATATACTTTTGGTAATCCGACCAGTGCGGATGGTACGGGGAAATTTTACTTTGGGAGAGATATTGCCCAAGTGATGGGGCACTTGGGAGCCGGATGGCTGGAACGGTCGGAGCGAGAGAAGGAAGAACGTACCGATCTGCTTATTGATGCCCTAGCGTTGAAACAAGACGATGTGGTTGCGGATATTGGAGCGGGTTCGGGTTACTTCACTTTTCGGATGAGTCCGCTGGTACCGCAGGGGAAAGTGCTAGCGGTAGATATTCAGCCGGAGATGCTACAAATGATAGAAGAAAAAGAGCAGAAGCAGCAAATCAAAAACATAGAGACTGTTTTGGGTACGATTGAAGACCCCAAACTGCCTAAAGGCTCAGTAGATTGGGTTCTACTGGTGGATGCCTATCATGAGTTTTCTCATCCCTACGAAATGATGTTAGCGATTGCCGAGTCGCTATCGCCCACTGGGAAAGTAGCCTTAGTAGAATACCGGGCGGAAGACCCATCGGTGCCTATCAAGCCCCGGCACAAAATGACCGAAGCCCAGGCCGTAAAAGAAATGGAAGCAGTAGGTCTTGAATTAGTAGAAAACAAAGACCTACTGCCCCAACAGCACTTAATGATTTTTCAAAGGGAATAG
- a CDS encoding MGMT family protein has protein sequence MAKKDQYSFFEDVYAVVKLIPPGRVTSYGTIAHYLGAKGSARMVGWAMNQAHTDPEVPAHRVVNRNGLLTGKHHFATPTAMQERLEQEGVRVVDDKVQDFDHHFWNPAEELE, from the coding sequence ATGGCTAAGAAAGACCAATACAGTTTTTTTGAGGATGTGTACGCCGTAGTAAAACTCATTCCGCCCGGTAGGGTTACTAGCTACGGAACCATCGCACATTATTTGGGTGCTAAAGGTAGTGCCCGCATGGTGGGCTGGGCCATGAATCAGGCGCACACTGACCCCGAAGTTCCTGCCCATCGGGTAGTAAACCGAAACGGATTACTCACGGGAAAACATCATTTTGCTACGCCTACGGCTATGCAAGAGCGTTTAGAGCAAGAGGGAGTCAGGGTTGTAGATGATAAGGTTCAAGATTTTGATCATCATTTTTGGAATCCAGCTGAAGAGCTTGAATAA
- a CDS encoding C40 family peptidase produces MSKQLFFPLGFLLVCLLTGCATSKKPTTRRSVSPPPARPAAKVPSTPKRTARINKLDDQQQKIINTARSFAGTPYRWGGTTRGGMDCSGLLMISFQEAGINLPRTSAEQSKFGRLVSIRELRPGDLVFFATKSKHSRKVTHAGLVTEVRGKNNVQFIHASTKLGVVESNIFSDYYRRTFVKARRPF; encoded by the coding sequence ATGTCTAAACAGCTCTTTTTCCCTCTGGGATTCCTATTGGTATGCCTATTAACCGGATGCGCTACGTCGAAGAAGCCAACGACGCGTCGGTCGGTTTCTCCCCCTCCGGCCCGACCTGCTGCAAAAGTACCAAGTACTCCTAAGCGTACCGCCCGGATTAACAAATTAGACGACCAACAGCAAAAAATTATTAATACAGCTCGTTCCTTCGCCGGAACCCCTTACCGCTGGGGGGGCACCACTCGGGGTGGGATGGACTGTTCGGGTTTACTCATGATTTCGTTTCAGGAAGCTGGAATTAATCTGCCTCGCACATCAGCAGAGCAGAGTAAGTTTGGCCGACTAGTTAGTATTCGCGAGTTGCGCCCCGGCGATTTAGTCTTCTTTGCCACTAAAAGCAAACATAGCCGTAAAGTCACCCACGCGGGGTTAGTAACTGAAGTTAGAGGAAAAAATAATGTGCAGTTTATTCATGCCTCTACCAAGCTGGGAGTAGTAGAAAGTAATATCTTTTCCGATTATTATCGCCGTACCTTCGTAAAAGCCCGCCGCCCCTTTTAA
- a CDS encoding aminotransferase class V-fold PLP-dependent enzyme, with protein sequence MAVVFKAQDNIRLDEQNTSEELKHNQFFNQLFAKEFERLEKQGHTYLDYTGGGLYGASQLEKHFALLKQNTFGNPHSTNPTSQYATALVEGARKAVIEYFEAYDYYCIFTQNASSAIKIIGESYPFGSNGQLLLLVDNHNSINGLRSYCSNRGGTYEYVALQEDLTVDATQLRAQLSQVNDTNQRLFTFPAQSNVSGVKHDLQWVLQAQQQGWDVLLDAAAFVPTSPLNLSTIQPDFVSLSFYKMFGYPTGVGCLLVKKSKFHKLIKPWFAGGTVRIASVRANYHFLENNHERFEDGTVDYLSLPAIKIGLDFINQIGIERINSRVTSLSDYLYRELQKIRHITGEPVVQVYGPTNRKEVGGTLAMNFYDARGERYHFQTIEHEANKRSISIRSGCFCNPGIDETQHNIYTAELEDYFVSHRESSHQEIVEQLGHTRGAVRVSVGIATRKQDLDFFLDFVHSFKNKTQ encoded by the coding sequence ATGGCTGTTGTATTCAAAGCGCAAGATAACATTCGCTTAGATGAGCAAAATACTAGCGAAGAATTAAAACACAATCAGTTTTTTAATCAGCTATTCGCCAAAGAGTTTGAACGCTTAGAAAAACAAGGACATACCTATTTAGATTATACCGGCGGAGGACTTTACGGAGCATCTCAACTGGAAAAACATTTTGCGCTTCTGAAGCAGAATACTTTCGGTAATCCACACTCTACCAACCCTACTTCGCAATACGCTACGGCATTGGTAGAAGGTGCTAGAAAAGCAGTAATCGAATACTTTGAGGCGTATGATTACTACTGTATTTTTACCCAAAATGCCTCAAGTGCCATCAAGATCATAGGCGAATCTTACCCGTTCGGCAGTAATGGTCAACTGTTGCTTCTGGTCGATAACCATAATTCTATTAATGGCCTCCGAAGTTACTGTAGCAACCGGGGCGGAACGTACGAATATGTCGCCCTTCAAGAAGATTTGACCGTGGATGCTACTCAACTTCGTGCTCAGTTATCTCAAGTTAACGATACCAATCAGAGACTATTTACCTTTCCGGCTCAATCTAACGTATCAGGCGTAAAGCACGACTTACAGTGGGTATTACAAGCCCAACAGCAAGGCTGGGATGTTTTGCTCGATGCGGCGGCGTTCGTTCCAACCTCGCCCCTCAATTTATCCACCATTCAACCCGATTTTGTGAGCCTATCATTTTACAAAATGTTTGGCTACCCTACCGGAGTTGGTTGCCTACTCGTAAAAAAATCAAAGTTCCATAAGCTGATAAAGCCCTGGTTCGCAGGCGGAACTGTTCGAATAGCTTCTGTCAGGGCCAATTACCATTTTCTGGAGAATAACCACGAGCGGTTTGAAGATGGCACTGTCGACTACCTATCCCTTCCTGCCATCAAGATTGGCCTCGATTTTATCAATCAAATTGGCATTGAGCGAATTAATAGCCGAGTGACGTCTTTAAGCGATTATCTTTATCGCGAACTTCAGAAAATACGTCATATTACAGGCGAGCCGGTGGTTCAGGTTTATGGCCCTACTAACCGAAAAGAAGTTGGTGGAACTCTGGCTATGAATTTCTACGATGCCCGGGGCGAGCGTTATCACTTTCAAACCATTGAACATGAGGCTAATAAGCGATCAATCTCCATTCGCTCAGGCTGCTTCTGCAACCCCGGCATTGACGAAACTCAGCACAATATTTACACTGCTGAGCTAGAAGACTACTTTGTTTCGCATAGAGAGAGCAGCCACCAAGAAATTGTCGAGCAACTAGGGCACACCCGGGGTGCGGTGAGAGTATCGGTCGGCATAGCCACTCGCAAACAGGATTTAGATTTCTTTCTGGATTTTGTACACTCTTTCAAAAACAAAACCCAATAG